In one window of Desulfuromonas sp. DNA:
- a CDS encoding branched chain amino acid ABC transporter substrate-binding protein gives MKKFFSVVLIVAMAMLASPVFAKNHEIVVGVAGPHTGDLAPYGIPTKEAAELLVEQVNAAGGINGSKVKLVAMDDQCKPEIAVNVATNLVSEGAKVVIGHVCSGATKAALGIYKEAGVIAISPSATNPPLTKSGDYPNFYRTIAADDEQGKLAADFVIDNLGAKKVAILHDKGDYGKGFADFSRKFIEETGKAKVVLYEGITPGAIDYSAFIQKLKRVGADAVVFGGYHPEASKLIGLMKRKRVKIPFLGPDGIKGDGFLEIAGKNAEGVYATGPMDVSKYAENKKARADYQEKYGKEPGTFFDQGYAAMQAVLNDIKVSGGTDMAGIEKALKSSMVDTAVGTIKFDAKGDAVGVGFSVYQVKNGAFAEVQ, from the coding sequence ATGAAAAAGTTTTTTTCGGTTGTCCTGATTGTAGCTATGGCCATGCTGGCCAGCCCGGTTTTCGCCAAGAATCATGAGATCGTTGTTGGTGTCGCCGGACCGCATACCGGCGATCTCGCCCCTTACGGCATTCCGACCAAGGAAGCGGCCGAGTTGCTCGTTGAGCAGGTCAACGCCGCTGGCGGCATCAACGGTAGTAAAGTCAAGCTGGTCGCGATGGATGACCAGTGCAAGCCGGAGATTGCAGTCAATGTTGCTACCAACCTGGTCTCTGAAGGGGCCAAGGTTGTCATCGGTCACGTCTGCTCCGGAGCGACCAAGGCTGCTCTCGGTATCTACAAGGAGGCGGGTGTTATCGCCATCTCTCCTTCGGCAACCAATCCGCCGCTGACCAAGAGCGGTGACTATCCGAATTTCTACCGCACCATCGCTGCTGATGACGAGCAGGGCAAGTTGGCTGCTGACTTTGTCATCGACAACCTCGGTGCCAAGAAGGTTGCCATCCTCCATGACAAGGGCGATTACGGCAAGGGATTCGCTGATTTTTCGCGAAAGTTCATTGAAGAGACCGGCAAGGCCAAGGTCGTTCTCTATGAGGGAATTACCCCGGGCGCTATCGATTACTCGGCGTTTATCCAGAAGCTCAAGCGGGTCGGGGCTGATGCGGTCGTTTTCGGCGGCTATCATCCCGAAGCCTCCAAGTTGATCGGCCTGATGAAGAGAAAGCGGGTCAAGATCCCGTTCCTTGGTCCGGACGGCATCAAGGGTGATGGTTTCCTCGAAATCGCCGGCAAGAATGCCGAGGGCGTTTATGCCACCGGTCCGATGGATGTCTCCAAATATGCCGAGAACAAGAAGGCCCGGGCCGACTACCAGGAAAAATATGGCAAGGAGCCGGGAACCTTCTTCGACCAGGGCTACGCTGCGATGCAGGCGGTCCTCAACGACATCAAGGTGTCAGGTGGAACCGATATGGCCGGTATCGAAAAGGCCCTGAAGAGTTCAATGGTTGATACCGCGGTCGGCACGATAAAATTCGATGCCAAAGGTGATGCTGTCGGCGTCGGCTTCTCGGTCTACCAGGTCAAGAATGGCGCGTTCGCCGAAGTGCAGTAA
- a CDS encoding branched-chain amino acid ABC transporter permease codes for MRSNRTNKRKSTFREGVAAAWPICLGYFPIGMALGVLGQKAGLGPLWIGLMSVIVFAGSAQFIGVAMIDGGASAASIIVTTFVVNSRHFLMSSALAVPLKGVRSLFLCLFAYGITDESFGVNMTRFRKGDWDKWRALIVHHTANTTWIAATILGALIGTLIPEGAFGIDYALPAMFIALLVLQLQGRAYIFTGILAAVTAIIWKLLVPGESYIVAAAVIAATGGFIVRRHLRRKREAAA; via the coding sequence ATGAGATCAAACCGGACAAACAAGCGAAAAAGCACCTTCCGCGAGGGGGTGGCCGCCGCCTGGCCGATCTGTCTCGGCTATTTCCCGATCGGTATGGCTCTCGGTGTACTCGGCCAGAAGGCGGGGCTGGGACCCTTATGGATCGGTCTGATGTCAGTCATAGTCTTTGCCGGATCGGCCCAGTTTATCGGTGTCGCGATGATCGACGGCGGCGCCTCGGCAGCTTCGATTATCGTGACGACTTTTGTTGTCAATTCCCGCCATTTCCTGATGAGTTCGGCGCTGGCTGTTCCGCTCAAGGGCGTCCGCAGTCTCTTTCTCTGCCTGTTCGCCTACGGCATTACCGACGAGAGCTTCGGGGTCAACATGACCCGCTTCCGCAAAGGGGACTGGGACAAATGGAGGGCCCTGATTGTTCATCACACCGCCAATACCACCTGGATAGCAGCAACCATCCTCGGCGCCCTGATCGGCACCCTGATTCCGGAAGGTGCGTTCGGCATCGACTATGCCCTGCCGGCCATGTTTATTGCCCTGCTGGTGCTGCAGCTTCAGGGTCGGGCTTATATCTTCACCGGCATCCTGGCGGCGGTCACGGCTATTATCTGGAAACTTCTGGTCCCGGGAGAGAGCTATATCGTCGCCGCGGCTGTCATCGCCGCCACCGGCGGTTTTATCGTCCGCCGTCATCTGCGACGCAAACGGGAGGCCGCGGCATGA
- a CDS encoding branched-chain amino acid ABC transporter permease LivH (LivHMGF is the membrane component of the LIV-I/LS branched-chain amino acid transporter): protein MDYFIELCFSGLTRGSIYALIALGYTMVYGIIQLINFAHGEVYMIGAFVALIVSGVLTIYGFSGVSILILAALIAMIYAAAYGYTLEKIAYRPLRGAPRLSPLISAIGMSLFLQNYVLLAQTPDFLPFPQLVPEFAFMEPVAHIIGSAELIILVVTAITMVGLTLLIKYTRIGKAMRATQQDLTMARLTGVNVDRVISMTFIIGSVLAAIGGVLVGSYIGQINFYIGFIAGIKAFTAAVLGGIGNIPGAVLGAMILGLSEAFAAGYISSAYEDVFAFGLLVLILTLRPSGLLGKTVKQKV, encoded by the coding sequence ATGGATTATTTTATTGAACTCTGTTTCAGCGGCCTGACGCGGGGGAGCATCTACGCCCTGATCGCCCTCGGCTATACCATGGTCTACGGCATTATTCAGCTGATCAACTTCGCCCATGGCGAGGTCTACATGATCGGCGCCTTTGTTGCACTGATCGTCTCCGGGGTGCTGACCATTTACGGCTTCAGCGGGGTTTCAATCCTGATCCTGGCCGCTCTGATCGCCATGATCTACGCCGCCGCCTATGGCTATACCCTTGAAAAAATCGCCTATCGGCCACTGCGCGGCGCGCCGCGACTGTCGCCGCTGATCAGCGCCATCGGCATGTCGCTCTTCCTGCAGAATTATGTTCTGCTCGCCCAGACGCCCGATTTTCTGCCGTTTCCGCAACTGGTCCCGGAATTCGCTTTCATGGAGCCGGTCGCTCATATCATCGGGTCAGCCGAATTGATTATCCTGGTGGTTACCGCGATCACCATGGTCGGCCTGACTCTGTTGATCAAGTACACCCGGATCGGCAAGGCGATGCGGGCGACCCAGCAGGACCTGACCATGGCCCGCCTGACCGGAGTCAATGTCGACCGGGTGATTTCCATGACCTTTATTATCGGTTCGGTGCTCGCCGCGATCGGGGGTGTTCTGGTCGGTTCCTACATCGGCCAAATCAACTTCTATATCGGCTTTATCGCCGGCATCAAGGCGTTTACCGCCGCCGTCCTCGGCGGCATCGGCAATATCCCGGGAGCGGTACTCGGAGCGATGATTCTCGGACTTTCCGAGGCCTTCGCCGCCGGCTACATCTCAAGCGCTTACGAGGATGTCTTTGCCTTCGGCTTGCTGGTGCTGATTCTGACCCTGCGACCATCCGGTCTTCTCGGCAAGACCGTCAAGCAGAAGGTTTAG